From the Kwoniella pini CBS 10737 chromosome 8, complete sequence genome, one window contains:
- a CDS encoding methylthioribose-1-phosphate isomerase: MVAQAPSGKKPLPDMMTSIRIDKSGQVEIVDQLLLPHSVKWIPISTTEEAFEAIKSMKIRGAPAIASLAALSLKSSLSSSFNINGKSKEEIKNWILEKCNYLQSSRPTAVNLSEAMNRIRNYIKASTNSKSNTTELIEKVKEICKNVHEEDLERNMLMGKLGAEWLFKKSGEKQKLKVITVCNTGSLATSGYGTAIGVITALFENEQLDTAYYAQTTPYHQGSRLTSLELTTLQIPACMICDTMLGSLFQHEDIDGVIVGADRVVKNGDTANKIGTYQAAVLAQRHNVPFMVVAPVTTIDLSLQTGAEIHIEQRPSIEATQIRGLNLETGKLSVIRITPEGVGEGDKPWQKVYNPSFDVTPAELISCVVTEKGVAERKQGEKSINVSSIC, from the exons ATGGTCGCTCAAGCTCCTTCAGGTAAAAAGCCATTACCCGATATGATGACATCTATCAGAATAGATAAATCAGgtcaagttgaaattgttgatcaaCTCTTACTTCC tCATTCAGTCAAATGGattccaatttcaactactgaagaagcatttgaagctataaaatcaatgaaaataaGAGGTGCACCTGCAATTGCATCTTTAGCTGCTTTATCTTtaaaatcttctttatcatcttcttttaatatTAATGGGAaatctaaagaagaaattaaaaattggaTATTAGAAAAATGTAATTATTTACAATCTTCTAGACCTACTGCAGTAAATTTAAGTGAAGCTATGaatagaattagaaattatataaaggcttcaacaaattcaaaaagtAATACAACTGAATTAAtagaaaaagtaaaagaaatttgtaaaaatgtacatgaagaagatcttgaaAGAAATATGTTAATGGGTAAATTAGGTGCTGAATGgttatttaaaaaaagtggtgaaaaacaaaaattaaaagttATTACTGTTTGTAATACTGGTAGTTTAGCTACTTCT GGATACGGAACTGCTATAGGAGTTATAACTgctttatttgaaaatgaacaaCTTGATACAGCTTATTACGCTCAAACTACTCCATATCATCAAGGATCAAGATTAACTAGTTTAGAATTAACAACTTTACAAATTCCAGCTTGTATGATAT GCGATACAATGCTTGGATCATTATTTCAACATGAAGATATAGATGGTGTAATTGTAGGAGCTGATAGAGTAGTTAAAAATGGTGATACAGCTAATAAG atcGGTACATACCAAGCAGCAGTATTAGCTCAAAGACATAATGTACCATTCATGGTAGTTGCTCCTGTAACTACAATAGATCTTTCTCTACAAACAGGTGCAGA AATACATATAGAACAAAGACCTTCTATAGAAGCAACTCAAATTAGAGGTCTAAATCTTGAAACAGGTAAATTAAGCGTAATAAGAATTACTCCAGAAGGTGtaggagaaggtgataaaCCTTGGCAAAAAGTTTataatccttcttttgatgTTACTCCTGCTGAACTTATAA GTTGCGTCGTTACTGAAAAAGGAGTTGCAGAAAGAAAACAAGGTGAAAAAAGTATAAATGtttcttcaatttgttAA
- a CDS encoding mitochondrial 54S ribosomal protein mL58, giving the protein MASPSLASSSRAILSFPIISKIGSTRGVLHRARPPRIPKLNSPHTPKEPLPTSGTSHPVDPKIHPRQTIASGSSTILLEDTGLTFHHSPPPSAPSYTNGSMPPLLQWLNGKSINLSGEEKAPKIEERRTYEGELIWSEEVVGRMQELRAQGKSRKEIGDALQLPRDQYRLISRVAPQTAVQKASRLTEMEERKSTWGYNKRLARAVREKRKDFW; this is encoded by the exons ATGGCATCTCCGTCcctagcttcttcatctcgaGCTATCCTTTCCTTTCCTATAATATCGAAAATCGGTTCGACAAGAGGTGTTTTGCATCGAGCTAGACCACCCAGAATACCCAAACTCAATTCACCTCACACACCAAAGGAACCTTTACCTACATCAGGTACATCTCATCCCGTTGACCCGAAAATTCACCCTCGCCAAACCATTGCATCAGGGTCATCTACCATCCTACTGGAAGATACAGGTTTAACATTCCATCATTCTCCCCCACCGTCCGCGCCTTCATATACGAATGGATCTATGCCTCCTTTGCTCCAATGGCTCAACGGGAAGAGTATAAATTTGTCCGGTGAAGAGAAAGCACCTAAAATAGAGGAAAGAAGGACTtatgaaggtgaattgatTTGGTCGGAAGAAGTAGTTGGAAGGATGCAAGAGCTTAGAGCGCAAGGAAAGAGTAGGAAAGAGATTGGTGATGC ACTACAACTCCCTCGAGATCAATATCGTCTGATATCGCGAGTTGCACCCCAAACGGCTGTTCAAAAGGCATCTAGGCTGACGGAGATGGAGGAACGGAAATCTACTTGGGGTTATAACAAGAGACTAGCTAGGGCAGTCAGggagaagagaaaggatTTCTGGTAG